The sequence TCAAGACCGAGCCCTTAAGGGCGGCTCCGTCGAAGTAAAAGAACAGAACAGTTCCCTACAAAATACAATAGCCAACAACTCAACTATCTCCGATAACCAAAGCTTAATTTCCAGCACACCTAAAACGACCAGCCACCAAGACTCCCAAATCGGTTCAGCTGAGGTTCTACTCAGCGACGAAGATATTGAAAGAGATTTAGCGGGTCTACCAACAACCGCACAAATTCAAGCGGGAGCGGAATACAACCGAGAGCATGGCTGGGTCGATCAAGACGCAAGTGAAATTTACACACACTATTCGACCACAGAGCTGAATGCTCTCGCCAATGCTGGCGACCTAATTGCGATCGATACCTTAGCCCTTAGGTATGGCGCCGAAGGAAAAACAAAAGAAATGCTGGCCATGTGGCGCAAGGGGGTACTTTTGGCTCAAGTGCAAACGCCGTTGCCTTAGGCGGCGGCTCCCTTATAAGTTACAAACATTTAAAGACCAACCCAGAAGCAGCACAAGAATTACTCATTGATGGTCTAGCGTGGTACAAAATAGCGATGGTCAGGGGAGACTCCGTTGCAGAGATGCTTCTTAAAAGCGATATTAAGCGCTATGGCATCGACCTATTCACTGTTCCACAAGAAGAAGTCGACCGAAAAGCAGCTGAGCTTTATCACGCATTGAGCAAGGAGCGAGAAGAGCTGGGGCTAGGAACTTACGACAATAACGTGCCCGAACATTTAGAAACGTTCTTTTACTATATGTCTGGAAAGTGGGCTAAAGAGTATCGCCAATAATAAATTAAAACACCCAACCCAATTGTAAACCCGCACCCGTACTGGTTGAACCCGTAGCGTAAGAAAGCTCAAACGCCATACCTTTAAATTGGTAGGCCACACCACCGGCAATAACATCGTCACGCAAGCCTGTCATATCTTGGCGATAGCCTAAGCACAACTCTAGCGCTTCAAACGGTGATATTGCCAAACCCAAACTGGTTTCTTGTGTGGGGGCTTCTGCCGCCATCGCTTCATTCTCTATAACATCCACATCCAACCCTAGGGTTAACCAATCGTTCACATACGCAAAGCCCATACGTGGCCGTGGATTTAGCTTCAGCAGCAAACCATCATCCGTTTCAAATTCTTCAGGAATAATATCTTTTACGGCAAAACCTATACGGTAATGGCCGAACATTTCCAAAGCGATGCCCACATCTGCGTTAAGGCCTACATAGGTGCGCTGGCTGCCGAGAAAATCTAATTCGTCTGTATCGAAATTGGTGGTTTCTCGAAACACATCCACACGAATAACTTTGGGGGTAACACCAATAGCCAAGGCTTGGTCGAACACGTCAAACTGTTTGGCTACCGCTACAGCCCATTCACTAATAACAACCCCACCCACATCAACAGTGGACGTTAACTGTTCGGTGGGATCAATTAAATTACCATTGGCATCAAGGAGTTCGGCAGGAATATCAGTGGGCGCGCCACCGTCAGCAACAGTATCCAGCGCTAGAATATAACGTTCGAGCAAAGCACTGTCCTCTGGTGGAATAGTCGACGTACCCAGCCCTAACGTTCGCACACCAAAATAGAAGGCGCCCCCTTCAAGTAAGCTCGGCTCACTCACAGAAAAGCTCACCACCGCATCCATGTTCACATCTTCATTCGCCAAATCATCCAGCAAGGCATCCAGTTCGCGCGCTAAGTCAGCGGTTTGAGCAGCTGTTGCTGCCGAAGGCGCGGCATTAAAGGTACTCACGGCTCCACCAAGGCGCTGGTCCAAATCATCGTTGGCGGCATTAACAACATCTTCCACAACGTTGTCGGCTTGAATCACAACGTTGGGAAACACCACCCTTCCGTGCCGAGTATCTTCTTCTCGCTCATCATGAAACGCTAACAATGCCGCGTTGTAATACTGCGCCGAATGCCAGCTTGCTGTGGCAACGGTCGCACCTCCCATTGCCAAGCCGCGTGCATCATAAATTCCATAATTCACAGCTAGTGCAGACATCGGTAAACACCCACCGCTCCACACAATGGCTACGGCCATCAATTTAAGAGGAAATCTCACCCACGACTGGCTCAAAGAGCACTCCTTCTTTTTGTTTTGATTAAATCGAGCATTATCTTCGCTATAGTGTAATCGCAACCGACTTCCACCGTTTGTTTCATTTTGTAATCATAGATCTCTGCACGTTCACTGAGTTAAAGTAACGCCCAACCCATAGCTAAACAACACTCATGCCGTCATCGCTTACCTTAAACTCACTGCCACCACTCTCGCTCTATATACACATACCGTGGTGTGTCCGTAAATGTCCCTATTGCGATTTCAACTCGCATCAAGCCAACGGTGAGCTACCTATACAGCGCTATATCGATGCTCTCGAGCAAGATTTAAAAACCGATGCATTCCTTGCGCAAGGCCGAAAACTTGAAAGCATTTTTTTCGGCGGTGGCACCCCAAGTTTACTGCCGGCTAAAGCCGTCGGTCGAATACTAGACGCCGCCGCGACCACCATTGGCCTATCACCCACCTGCGAGATTACCTTAGAAGCCAACCCCGGCACGGCCGAATACGATAGTTTCAACGGGTATCGCAGCGCTGGAGTAAACCGTCTTTCCATGGGCGTACAAAGCTTCGATGCCCAGCAACTCAAAACGCTGGGCCGTATTCACTCACCAAATGATGTTATTCACGCATTCGAACTGGCCCGCAAAGCTGGCTTCGACAACATGAATCTCGATTTGATGTTCGCCTTGCCGCAGCAAACACGACAAGGCGCCGCACAAGACCTTAAGAAAGCCATCGCATTAGCCCCAGAGCACCTTTCTTGGTACCAACTCACCATTGAGCCGAATACCGAGTTTTACAGCCGCCCCCCGCAACAACCAGAAGACGATACCGTGTGGGATATCCAACAACATGGGCAACAACAGCTCGCCGAGGCAGGCTACCACCAATATGAAATTTCGGCGTATGCCCAACCTCATTTGCGCGCCGCCCACAATATGAATTATTGGCAGTTTGGCGATTACCTCGCCATTGGCGCTGGTGCCCACGGTAAAATTACCCAATTCGACACGCAACACATTATGCGTTTTCGGAAAACGCGCATGCCAGAACACTACTTAGGCGCCATGCAAAAGCAAGTTTTACAGGGCAACCCCTTCAATGCCGATAGCCATCACGTCGACACAACAGCACTGCCCTTTGAGTTTATGATGAATGCTCTGCGACTCGTTCATGGTGTTCCAACAAGGCTTTACAGCGAACGCACAGGGCTTTCAATAGACAATATTCAGAACCTGTTGCAGCAGCAACAAAACAAAGCCCTACTTGCCCCTTGGCAATCGCACCTGCAAGCAACGCCCTTAGGGCATCAATACTTAAACAACCTACTGGAAGCCTTTCTGGCAGAGACATAACAACCACCGTATACCGAGTAAGCTAATGGCTGCTACACTCATTGAGGACCTTGCCAAATAAAGCTAAGCATGACCGTGGCCAACTATTCATTCGATGCGTACATCTAATAAAACTCCACAAACCCGCAGCATTGCACAGCGCCTATCTTTGCTGGCACTCATTATCGGGCTCATTATAATCTTTTTGGCTATCGGTGAACGATTGCTGCTTGAGCGCAACTACACCCAACACCTGTCACTCGAACTCGACGCCTCCGCTCAGGCCATTACACCTTGGATCGCTCGGGCTCTCGCCCGTAACAGTGAGCAACAAGTTAATAAAGTACTCAACGAACACCACGTACTCCACCCAGCATTAACTCTGACGCTAACACAACAATTTGGCAGCCGAGTTGAGCAGCTCACGTCTATCGCGGGTACAGAACAATCCGGATGGCGACGCCACCTTAGCCAAAACTACCCCCTCGCTACAGAACACGGCAATTACAACTTAACGCTAGAAAGTTCAGATGCGTTCTTTAACCGTGAGTTTTTAAACGCGTTTTTATATAACTTAATGCTCGAAAGCGCCGTTATGTTAATGATGGCCATCGCTATTCTAAATTTGGTACACCGACTCGTCATTCGCCACCTTCACAGTATTGCCGACCAAGCCAAAACGGTATCGCTGAATAACCTTGAAGCACCCATCGCGCTAGACCGCCCGCCCTCAACGAAAGGGAAAGACGAGCTAGACTCGATCGTTGAAGCGCTCGAAACCATGCGAAACACCATTCAAGACGATCTGTGGCAACGCAACGAAATTGAAAAAGCCCTACTAACGGAAAAAGAAGAAAAACTCGAAACTCGAAAATTAATCCAACAATTTGAAGCCGCACATCAAGCCAAGAGTCAATTTATCGCGACGATGAGTCACGAAATACGCACCCCCATGAACGGGGTCATTGGCATGATAGAAATGCTTCGTGATACCCCCTTAAACGATACTCAGAAACACTATTTAGATGTTATTTTTCGATCAGGGGAATCGCTGCTTGATATTATTAATGACATCCTCGACTACTCCAAAATCGAAGCCGGCAAGATGCACCTGGAAGATGTCGAATTCGATCTTAACCAATTAATTAACGATTGCCTGCAACTATTCAGCGCCACAACGCACAAACGCGACATAGAACTGCTATGCAATGTTCATCCCTCTGCCCCCATTTACCTCAAAGGTGACCCAACCCGTTTACGGCAGATTTTAGTGAATCTAATCGGCAACGCCTTCAAATTCACATCGTCAGGCTACGTGTTTGTTGAAGTACTACCCATGAAGCAGACTGCCAGTGAAACGCCCGTACTAAAATTCTCAGTCTCCGATAGCGGAATTGGTATAGAGCGGCAAAAACTTAACCATTTATTTGACGCCTTCAGTCAAGCCGATAGCACAACCAGCCGCCGCTTTGGTGGAACAGGGCTTGGGCTCGCAATATGCAAGCAGCTCGCCGAACTCATGAACGGCAAGATTGGGGTGAACAGCAAGCCCAACGAGGGCTCCACGTTTTGGTTTACCAGTGAATTCCATTTGCCCGATGATTCTTCAAACCGCCAAGCACCCAGCTCCAGCTTAGCGCTTTCTGGGAAGCGCGTTCTCGCGATACATAACACCCCCATACTCAATCGGGCATTTGGTGAACATACCGCCAGCTGGAACGTAACCTGTCACACCCTCGATAATGCCGACAAGGCCTTGGAACGCTTAAAAATACTGCCCAACAGCAAGAAATACGACTTTATTTTCATCGACCAAACCGTTGACGGTAAGGATGGTTTTATGGTCGCCAAAGCCATTCGCAAATTAGAACTTTACGCTGAAACCCCTATTATTATTCTTACCCGGGAACGCACCACAAACTTCAGCATGGAGCAACTAATGCCAGTCACCTCCGTGCTACCACGACCTCTCACCATTAGCGCAATAAAAAACACACTCCTTGCGCAAGCGACAGGCGTGATGCTTGACGAGCTCATATCCATGGAAAGTAAAAGTATTGCACCACAACGAAAACTCAACGTATTAGTTGCCGAAGACAACGCCGTAAACCGAATGGTAATAGAAGGCCTATTGAGTAAAATTGAAATAGAACCTATATTTGCGGAAGATGGCAAACAAGCACTGGATGCCTTTATTGAAGCAGACCCTCGATTCGACTTAATTTTTATGGATTGCGAAATGCCGGAAATGGACGGCTTTGAATCTACCGAAAAAATTCGTGAACAGGAACACAATAAAGCGCACACGCCCATCCCCATAATCGCCCTCACGGCACACGTAGAAGCCGAACATCGCCAACGCGTCTTCAATGTAGGCATGAGCTACTACCTCACAAAACCCGTGACAATGGAAAAGCTCCGAGAATCATTAGTCTCGGTTGGCGTACTGCAAGATTAAGCGTATTGTAACCAAGGCTTTACTATTCATACTTATGATATGAGAACCATTTAAACGCAATACAAGCGCTATATTGTATATACTGTTTTGCTCAACTATCAGGACAGACGTACATGCCCGAACTCGACACTGCCGCAACCCCCCCAGAAACTGCCGAAACTATTTCGCTCGACAACAATGCGTATTATCTCAATCGAGAGTTAAGCCACCTCGCATTCAATCAACGCGTTCTCGCGCAAGCATTAGACGAAAGCCACCCCATACTCGAGCGTCTTAAATTTTTGTTAATTTTTAGCTCCAACCTCGACGAATTTTTTGAAATTCGCGTCGCAGGGTTAATGCAAAGCATAAAGTTTGAACGAGAAACCACTGGCCCTGACGGCATGCCGCCTAGCGAAACCTTGCGGAAAATTAGCGAAATTTGTCACAAAACGGTAGATCAACAATATAAAACGCTAAACGATATTTTAATACCGGCAATGGCAACCGAAGGGATTCGCTTTTTACGTCGAAAACAATGGACGACAGCCCAAACTGAATGGGTTGAAAATTTTATAGAGCATGAAGTACTACCCATCATAAGCCCGATAGGTATCGACCCCGCTCACCCATTTCCTCGGCTCGTCAATAAAAGCCTTAATTTCATTGTAAAGCTCGAGGGAAAAGACGCCTTCGGACGCGACCTCAATTACGCCGTTGTTCCAGCACCTCGAACACTACCCCGCGTGATCAAACTACCCGATGAATTAGGCGAACCCGGCCATAACTTTATTTTTCTCTCCTCTATGATTCACGCCAATGCCGACAAAATGTTCCCCGGCATGAAGGCATTAGGCTGTTATCAATTCCGCATCACCCGCAATGCCGACTTAGATGTCGACATGGAAGGTATTGCCGACCTCGCCCGTGCCCTAAGAGGTGAATTACATTCACGGCGTTTCGGCACAGCCGTAAGATTAGAAGTCGCCGATAACTGCCCAGAAGAGCTCACCCAATTTTTACTTCAAGAAACAGGCTTAACCGAAAGCGAACTCTATCGCGTGCATGGGCCGGTAAACCTTAAGCGCCTTATGAAGGTGCCAACACAAGTCGGTCGACCCGACTTGCTCTACCCTCCTTTTACGCCAACTATGCCCAAAGGCCTTGCTCGAAAAGACAATATTTTTGACGCCGTTGCCCGCAAAGACTATTTACTGCAACACCCCTTCGAGTCGTTTGCGCCCGTCATTCAATTATTGCGGCAAGCAGCAAAAGACCCTCACGTGGTGGCCATAAAGCAAACACTGTATCGCTCGGGTGGCCTCAAATCATCGATCGTAGACGCACTCATAGATGCGGCGCGCAACGGCAAAGAAGTTACGGCCATTGTTGAATTACGAGCCCGCTTTGACGAAGAAGAGAATCTCGAGCTAGCCAGCCGCTTACAAGAAGCTGGAGCCGTGGTGGTTTACGGTGTAGTCGGATACAAAACGCACTCGAAAATGGTGCTCGTGGTTCGCCGGGAAGGCGGCGAATTAAAGCGGTATGTACACTTAGGCACGGGCAACTACCACAGCGGTAACGCACGCCTGTACACCGATTACTCCCTTCTCACCGCCGATCCCGTACTGTGCGGCGACGTACACCGAATATTCCAACAGCTCACCGGCATGGGTAAAACAGAACGCATGGATAAACTGCTCCACGCGC is a genomic window of Teredinibacter purpureus containing:
- the traF gene encoding conjugal transfer protein TraF is translated as MSQSWVRFPLKLMAVAIVWSGGCLPMSALAVNYGIYDARGLAMGGATVATASWHSAQYYNAALLAFHDEREEDTRHGRVVFPNVVIQADNVVEDVVNAANDDLDQRLGGAVSTFNAAPSAATAAQTADLARELDALLDDLANEDVNMDAVVSFSVSEPSLLEGGAFYFGVRTLGLGTSTIPPEDSALLERYILALDTVADGGAPTDIPAELLDANGNLIDPTEQLTSTVDVGGVVISEWAVAVAKQFDVFDQALAIGVTPKVIRVDVFRETTNFDTDELDFLGSQRTYVGLNADVGIALEMFGHYRIGFAVKDIIPEEFETDDGLLLKLNPRPRMGFAYVNDWLTLGLDVDVIENEAMAAEAPTQETSLGLAISPFEALELCLGYRQDMTGLRDDVIAGGVAYQFKGMAFELSYATGSTSTGAGLQLGWVF
- the hemW gene encoding radical SAM family heme chaperone HemW: MPSSLTLNSLPPLSLYIHIPWCVRKCPYCDFNSHQANGELPIQRYIDALEQDLKTDAFLAQGRKLESIFFGGGTPSLLPAKAVGRILDAAATTIGLSPTCEITLEANPGTAEYDSFNGYRSAGVNRLSMGVQSFDAQQLKTLGRIHSPNDVIHAFELARKAGFDNMNLDLMFALPQQTRQGAAQDLKKAIALAPEHLSWYQLTIEPNTEFYSRPPQQPEDDTVWDIQQHGQQQLAEAGYHQYEISAYAQPHLRAAHNMNYWQFGDYLAIGAGAHGKITQFDTQHIMRFRKTRMPEHYLGAMQKQVLQGNPFNADSHHVDTTALPFEFMMNALRLVHGVPTRLYSERTGLSIDNIQNLLQQQQNKALLAPWQSHLQATPLGHQYLNNLLEAFLAET
- a CDS encoding hybrid sensor histidine kinase/response regulator, producing MRTSNKTPQTRSIAQRLSLLALIIGLIIIFLAIGERLLLERNYTQHLSLELDASAQAITPWIARALARNSEQQVNKVLNEHHVLHPALTLTLTQQFGSRVEQLTSIAGTEQSGWRRHLSQNYPLATEHGNYNLTLESSDAFFNREFLNAFLYNLMLESAVMLMMAIAILNLVHRLVIRHLHSIADQAKTVSLNNLEAPIALDRPPSTKGKDELDSIVEALETMRNTIQDDLWQRNEIEKALLTEKEEKLETRKLIQQFEAAHQAKSQFIATMSHEIRTPMNGVIGMIEMLRDTPLNDTQKHYLDVIFRSGESLLDIINDILDYSKIEAGKMHLEDVEFDLNQLINDCLQLFSATTHKRDIELLCNVHPSAPIYLKGDPTRLRQILVNLIGNAFKFTSSGYVFVEVLPMKQTASETPVLKFSVSDSGIGIERQKLNHLFDAFSQADSTTSRRFGGTGLGLAICKQLAELMNGKIGVNSKPNEGSTFWFTSEFHLPDDSSNRQAPSSSLALSGKRVLAIHNTPILNRAFGEHTASWNVTCHTLDNADKALERLKILPNSKKYDFIFIDQTVDGKDGFMVAKAIRKLELYAETPIIILTRERTTNFSMEQLMPVTSVLPRPLTISAIKNTLLAQATGVMLDELISMESKSIAPQRKLNVLVAEDNAVNRMVIEGLLSKIEIEPIFAEDGKQALDAFIEADPRFDLIFMDCEMPEMDGFESTEKIREQEHNKAHTPIPIIALTAHVEAEHRQRVFNVGMSYYLTKPVTMEKLRESLVSVGVLQD
- the ppk1 gene encoding polyphosphate kinase 1 → MPELDTAATPPETAETISLDNNAYYLNRELSHLAFNQRVLAQALDESHPILERLKFLLIFSSNLDEFFEIRVAGLMQSIKFERETTGPDGMPPSETLRKISEICHKTVDQQYKTLNDILIPAMATEGIRFLRRKQWTTAQTEWVENFIEHEVLPIISPIGIDPAHPFPRLVNKSLNFIVKLEGKDAFGRDLNYAVVPAPRTLPRVIKLPDELGEPGHNFIFLSSMIHANADKMFPGMKALGCYQFRITRNADLDVDMEGIADLARALRGELHSRRFGTAVRLEVADNCPEELTQFLLQETGLTESELYRVHGPVNLKRLMKVPTQVGRPDLLYPPFTPTMPKGLARKDNIFDAVARKDYLLQHPFESFAPVIQLLRQAAKDPHVVAIKQTLYRSGGLKSSIVDALIDAARNGKEVTAIVELRARFDEEENLELASRLQEAGAVVVYGVVGYKTHSKMVLVVRREGGELKRYVHLGTGNYHSGNARLYTDYSLLTADPVLCGDVHRIFQQLTGMGKTERMDKLLHAPFTLKRQLIRLIDGEVKAHRDGKPAHIILKCNGLTEPKIIQALYKASQAGVSIDLIIRGMCCLRPGIPGVSDNIRVRSVVGRFLEHTRTYYFANSEPTVFCASADLMERNLTHRVETCFPVQQPELAQRIYRELLLYINDNMRSWQLDNSGHYTENQCAQDESPQGAQEELLHLLSK